A genome region from Gloeocapsopsis sp. IPPAS B-1203 includes the following:
- a CDS encoding cobalt-precorrin-8X methylmutase, which translates to MQRKQSEGIGLVHPIMEQSFAVIDREIGAHNLSFAEYAIVRRVIHTTADFEFKHLVSFSPNAIAAGITALRCGVPIVTDVSMVKQGIAGLVTKTFNNPLISAVEQASIALPGKTRTETGLLQCLQKYPDAIYVIGNAPTALLALCNRITTDSILPALVIGAPVGFISVLESKAALAQTPVEQIRVESRKGGSSVAAAILNALIMLALEN; encoded by the coding sequence GTGCAGCGCAAACAAAGCGAAGGTATAGGATTAGTCCATCCAATTATGGAGCAAAGCTTTGCAGTCATTGATCGCGAAATCGGCGCACACAACTTGAGTTTTGCAGAATATGCGATTGTCCGGCGTGTCATTCACACTACTGCTGACTTTGAATTTAAACATCTTGTTTCTTTTAGTCCAAATGCAATTGCCGCCGGAATAACGGCGCTGCGGTGTGGTGTTCCGATTGTGACTGATGTCAGCATGGTGAAACAAGGTATTGCGGGGTTGGTAACAAAAACCTTTAATAATCCACTCATCAGTGCTGTTGAACAAGCGAGTATTGCGTTACCAGGAAAAACTCGTACAGAAACAGGGTTACTGCAATGTTTGCAAAAATACCCTGACGCCATTTATGTTATTGGTAATGCTCCCACCGCTTTACTTGCTTTGTGCAATCGCATCACGACTGATTCTATTTTACCTGCGTTGGTTATCGGTGCTCCCGTAGGCTTTATTTCAGTGTTGGAATCGAAAGCAGCATTAGCCCAAACACCAGTTGAGCAAATTCGCGTTGAAAGTCGTAAAGGTGGATCGTCTGTCGCCGCAGCAATTCTTAATGCCTTAATAATGTTAGCGCTAGAGAATTAG
- the holA gene encoding DNA polymerase III subunit delta → MPIYVYWGEDDFAMQKAILRLRDRFVDSQWLSFNYTALPASQPEVVLQGLTQAMTPPFGAGSRFVWLVDPTIFQQCSSDLLAQLQRSLPIIPDHSILLFSCRNKPDGRLKSTQLLQKLGELQEFSLIPPWKTEQLIHRVQQAAQELDMKLTAQSTQMLVEAVGNNTRQMYNELEKLRTFKSSDTQPIDVVAVAALVSNTTHNSLHLATAIKDGNSDSALELVTQLINQNEPALRITATLIGQFRTWLWVKLMSEAKHDNAAIAQAAEIANPKRVYFLQQEVKRISVQQLVSTLPILLELEVSLKQGFEEVLVLQTKIMELCQIFC, encoded by the coding sequence ATGCCAATATACGTTTACTGGGGTGAAGATGATTTCGCGATGCAAAAAGCAATTCTTCGCCTGCGCGATCGCTTCGTTGATTCCCAATGGCTTAGTTTTAACTATACTGCACTTCCGGCTTCTCAACCAGAAGTTGTTCTCCAAGGACTAACTCAAGCTATGACGCCTCCTTTTGGTGCTGGAAGTCGTTTTGTCTGGCTTGTCGATCCCACAATATTTCAGCAGTGTTCTTCAGACTTATTAGCACAATTACAACGATCGCTACCGATTATTCCGGATCACTCAATTTTACTCTTTAGTTGCCGTAACAAACCTGATGGACGTCTCAAGTCTACTCAGTTACTCCAAAAGTTGGGTGAACTTCAAGAATTTTCTCTCATTCCACCGTGGAAAACTGAGCAACTCATCCACAGAGTACAACAAGCAGCTCAAGAACTAGACATGAAACTCACCGCACAAAGCACCCAGATGCTAGTAGAAGCTGTCGGCAACAATACACGACAAATGTATAACGAACTAGAGAAATTACGGACTTTTAAAAGTTCTGACACACAACCTATAGATGTAGTAGCTGTAGCTGCCTTAGTTAGCAATACTACTCACAACAGCTTGCACCTTGCCACCGCAATTAAAGACGGAAACTCGGATTCGGCACTGGAGTTAGTCACACAGCTAATCAACCAAAATGAACCGGCTTTACGCATTACTGCAACTTTAATAGGGCAATTTCGTACCTGGTTGTGGGTTAAGCTAATGAGTGAGGCAAAGCATGATAATGCAGCAATAGCCCAAGCTGCTGAAATTGCAAATCCCAAGCGCGTTTACTTCCTTCAACAAGAAGTAAAGAGGATTTCTGTGCAACAACTTGTTTCTACATTGCCAATATTGCTTGAACTCGAAGTCAGCCTTAAACAAGGATTTGAGGAAGTTTTGGTGCTACAAACAAAAATTATGGAACTTTGCCAAATTTTTTGCTAA
- a CDS encoding DUF4168 domain-containing protein — MISYWYKVYSSSRLSQMLSRSLIIATLSSASVLSGWVPNLVGARLLEFSSVAYAQAVSNAEVTQYARSVLVMEPVRQTAFNEIKRIIASDNVPSIICNQPRSFSSLPTNARNIAVDFCKRSRQIVESNGLPIDRFNAITVNLQSDANLERRVKNELLRLQNTSAN; from the coding sequence ATGATATCTTATTGGTATAAAGTCTACAGCTCTAGTCGCTTAAGCCAAATGCTATCGCGATCGCTAATTATCGCCACTTTAAGTAGTGCAAGTGTGCTTTCTGGATGGGTACCTAATTTAGTGGGAGCGCGACTATTGGAATTTTCTTCTGTTGCTTATGCACAAGCTGTTAGCAACGCAGAGGTGACACAATATGCTCGTTCTGTGTTAGTTATGGAACCAGTGCGTCAAACAGCATTTAACGAGATTAAGAGAATTATTGCTTCAGACAACGTTCCGTCGATTATCTGTAACCAACCTCGAAGCTTTAGTTCTCTTCCCACGAATGCAAGGAATATTGCAGTAGACTTCTGTAAGCGTTCTAGACAAATAGTAGAAAGTAATGGATTGCCTATTGATCGCTTCAATGCAATTACTGTAAATTTGCAAAGTGATGCTAATCTAGAACGAAGAGTTAAAAATGAGCTACTTCGTCTACAAAATACTTCAGCTAATTAG
- a CDS encoding PhoX family phosphatase, translated as MSKLTRRQLLVFFGASAGTAVLAPVLGERLLGNGSTYAQTTVPLSFTPVRLPHPLPIYQNQVSYLPTGIAKGNILQPASDVKLTTYTVLDDVIVPPEYERYVIVRWGDRVFPNKNDYFGFNCDYTSFVPIKGNLNDGYLWVNHEYVGYPMSAFAPGTPEDVTDTSQFPEAFPAVVGFKASEKNRALLGEFLYNVGGSIVRIAKDNNGRYQVVSDPNNRRIHGLSGLAINSQRSDQYKNVTSWGNSSHQKGDNNYLMGTGSAAKEVFNLSADGLGNKIIGTAYNCSGGTTPWNTILSAEENFQGNSTFFVSVTEAVKPDGTQLEYTEGTTGIEFGLVGEKYGWMVEIDPYNPNFRPRKHTALGRFRHENIAFRAEVGKKLIGYMGDDRRGGHTWKFVSKGTVVNPVDGNNRKDNSVLFEGGTLYVAKYNPPSDPNKAEGTGEWIPLVLNTATNPIAPSVLASVELAALGTASRDGLIKLPSRISTGQEVDGGGFDVTIANEATALPPYKGKKLSDFYTSQGAVLVDAFPAANLVGGTPTARPEDLEVNPRNPREVFIAYTDGAAGSDGYPDSRIFVVSKYSEAITAAQPSGELFKIIEDSADSTGTTFRWERFVKGGEAASEPGDGFANVDNLAFDPQGNIWGVTDMSTSAHNGFNVGAAGTPLDIEHTVVGSESPSVIDSNKNVETSNLIGVFGNNWLFFIPTSGSDAGEIVPFAYGPPRCEMTGPTFVGNDTLILAVQHPGEDCPFTPQVTLSRDIEMLNLDGTLFKQKRTVPRGSNWPSNIEGKRQGPPRPSVIGIRRKDGKSTFI; from the coding sequence ATGTCTAAGCTTACTCGCAGACAGCTACTTGTGTTCTTTGGAGCCAGTGCTGGTACTGCTGTATTAGCACCTGTCTTAGGGGAGAGATTATTAGGTAATGGGTCTACTTATGCCCAGACTACTGTACCTTTGAGCTTTACTCCTGTACGTCTGCCGCATCCTTTACCGATATATCAAAACCAAGTAAGTTATTTACCAACAGGAATTGCCAAAGGAAATATATTACAGCCAGCATCAGATGTTAAATTAACAACTTACACTGTTCTTGACGATGTTATTGTACCGCCGGAGTACGAGCGGTATGTGATTGTGCGCTGGGGCGATCGCGTTTTCCCTAACAAAAACGATTACTTCGGCTTCAACTGCGACTATACTTCGTTTGTTCCTATCAAGGGCAACCTCAACGATGGCTATCTTTGGGTCAACCATGAATACGTTGGCTACCCAATGAGTGCTTTTGCACCAGGTACACCAGAAGATGTCACCGATACATCACAGTTTCCTGAGGCTTTTCCTGCTGTCGTTGGATTCAAAGCTTCGGAGAAAAACCGCGCACTTTTAGGCGAATTCCTCTACAACGTCGGTGGATCTATTGTGCGGATTGCAAAAGATAACAACGGACGTTATCAGGTAGTTAGCGATCCTAACAATCGCCGCATTCATGGTCTTTCCGGCTTAGCAATCAATAGCCAACGTAGCGACCAGTACAAAAATGTCACATCTTGGGGTAACTCCAGTCACCAAAAAGGAGATAACAACTATCTAATGGGGACTGGATCTGCTGCTAAAGAGGTGTTTAATCTGAGTGCCGATGGCTTAGGTAATAAGATTATTGGAACCGCTTATAATTGTTCTGGCGGTACGACTCCTTGGAATACGATTCTGTCTGCTGAGGAGAACTTTCAAGGAAATTCAACCTTCTTTGTTAGCGTCACCGAAGCAGTAAAACCTGATGGTACCCAGCTAGAATATACCGAAGGTACTACAGGTATTGAGTTTGGCTTAGTTGGGGAAAAATATGGTTGGATGGTAGAAATCGATCCCTACAATCCTAATTTCCGTCCCCGCAAACACACTGCCCTCGGTCGCTTCCGTCATGAGAACATTGCCTTCCGCGCAGAAGTTGGTAAAAAGCTAATCGGTTACATGGGTGACGATCGCCGCGGCGGTCACACCTGGAAGTTTGTTAGCAAAGGCACAGTTGTTAATCCGGTTGACGGTAATAACCGCAAAGATAACAGTGTGTTATTTGAAGGAGGAACTTTATACGTTGCCAAATACAATCCTCCTTCTGATCCTAACAAAGCTGAGGGAACAGGTGAATGGATTCCATTAGTCTTAAATACTGCAACTAATCCAATTGCACCGTCGGTTTTAGCCTCTGTTGAATTGGCAGCTTTAGGTACAGCATCAAGAGACGGTTTAATCAAGTTACCTAGCCGGATCAGCACAGGTCAAGAAGTAGATGGTGGTGGATTTGATGTCACAATCGCTAACGAAGCTACCGCACTTCCACCTTACAAAGGCAAAAAGTTATCCGATTTCTACACTAGTCAAGGTGCAGTCCTTGTGGATGCTTTCCCTGCAGCTAACTTAGTAGGCGGAACTCCCACAGCACGCCCCGAAGACTTGGAAGTTAATCCCCGCAATCCGAGAGAAGTCTTCATTGCTTACACTGATGGTGCAGCAGGAAGTGACGGTTATCCTGATTCGCGGATTTTTGTCGTTTCTAAGTACAGTGAAGCGATAACTGCTGCGCAACCTTCGGGAGAACTCTTCAAAATTATAGAAGATAGCGCAGATAGTACTGGCACGACTTTCCGCTGGGAACGATTTGTTAAAGGTGGAGAAGCAGCGTCAGAACCTGGTGATGGCTTTGCTAACGTAGATAACTTAGCATTCGATCCCCAAGGTAATATTTGGGGCGTGACAGATATGTCCACCTCAGCACACAATGGTTTTAATGTTGGTGCTGCGGGTACGCCGTTGGATATAGAACATACGGTTGTAGGTTCGGAATCACCTAGTGTTATTGATTCCAACAAAAATGTAGAAACTTCAAACCTTATTGGTGTATTCGGTAACAATTGGTTATTCTTCATTCCTACAAGTGGTTCTGATGCTGGAGAAATCGTACCATTTGCTTATGGTCCACCGCGCTGTGAGATGACAGGGCCAACATTTGTTGGCAATGACACTTTGATTCTTGCTGTACAGCATCCTGGTGAAGATTGCCCCTTCACTCCGCAAGTTACTTTGAGCCGAGATATTGAAATGCTCAACTTAGATGGTACGCTCTTTAAGCAAAAACGTACTGTACCGCGTGGTAGCAATTGGCCTAGCAATATTGAAGGTAAACGTCAGGGTCCACCTCGTCCATCAGTCATCGGTATTCGCCGCAAGGATGGTAAGAGTACATTTATTTAA
- a CDS encoding ABC transporter ATP-binding protein yields the protein MTSSAPLSQPVTHRRRENDWRLFLRLVPYGRRHGRLLIISMLLLVPVAIAGAVQPLIIGQAISLIRQEPNVYEFLRNRPLSEGLVLLEVLLLIAIIVRLLFTGVQGYLVQKVGQQITADIRNDLFEHVTSLAVRFFDRTAVGKLITRLTSDVEALGDVFTTGAIGIISDIFSMLVILITMFTLQWQLALMLTLMLFPVTGVIIYFQQQYRKANYKAREELSVLNSTLQENITGINVVQLFRREKFNAQLFRTTNRQYVREVDKTIFHDSAVSATLEWVALVAIAAVLWLGGFFVLREQLTFGTLSAFILFAQRLFDPLRQFAEKFTAIQAGFTAVERVSDILDEPIEIRDPEHNNQNNISHSSLLAPHPSIGEIRFEHVWFAYKDDDYIIKDLNFVIHPGEKVALVGPTGAGKSSIIRLLCRLYEPSRGRILVDGIDVRDLPQAELRSRMAVILQEGFLFAGDVKSNITLGDSYSFEEITTAAQQTNIDQFIEQLPQSYNTQLRERGTNLSSGQKQLLAFARAAIRDPHILVLDEATANLDVGTEALIQDALDQLLVERTAIIIAHRLSTIRNVNRIFVLKRGQLVESGTHEELLQQGGLYASLHNLQMLGAE from the coding sequence ATGACTAGTTCAGCGCCACTTTCGCAGCCAGTGACACATCGTCGCCGCGAAAACGACTGGCGATTATTCTTACGGTTAGTTCCTTATGGACGTCGTCACGGGCGGTTGTTAATAATATCTATGTTGCTGCTTGTTCCCGTAGCGATCGCTGGCGCAGTGCAACCTTTGATTATTGGACAAGCAATTTCTCTGATTCGTCAAGAACCAAATGTGTATGAGTTTTTGCGGAATCGTCCTTTATCGGAAGGATTAGTACTACTAGAAGTTCTGTTACTAATCGCAATCATTGTCCGGCTGCTCTTCACTGGCGTTCAAGGATACTTAGTTCAAAAAGTTGGACAACAAATTACTGCTGATATCCGCAACGACTTATTTGAACACGTTACTTCACTTGCAGTGCGGTTTTTTGACCGTACTGCTGTAGGTAAGCTGATTACTCGCTTGACAAGCGATGTCGAAGCCCTAGGTGATGTTTTTACCACTGGTGCGATCGGGATTATCAGCGATATTTTCTCAATGCTGGTAATTTTAATTACCATGTTCACTTTGCAGTGGCAACTTGCTTTGATGCTGACGTTAATGCTGTTTCCGGTGACAGGAGTAATTATTTATTTTCAGCAACAGTACCGCAAAGCAAACTATAAAGCTAGAGAAGAACTTTCGGTGCTAAATTCCACATTACAAGAGAATATTACTGGTATCAATGTAGTGCAGTTATTTCGGCGAGAGAAATTCAACGCGCAACTATTTCGTACGACCAACAGACAATATGTGCGTGAAGTTGATAAAACCATCTTTCACGACTCAGCCGTGTCTGCAACATTAGAATGGGTTGCATTAGTTGCGATCGCTGCTGTCCTGTGGTTAGGTGGCTTTTTTGTCCTACGCGAACAGTTGACTTTTGGTACGCTATCTGCATTTATTCTCTTTGCGCAACGTCTATTTGACCCCCTAAGACAATTTGCCGAAAAATTTACAGCGATTCAAGCAGGCTTCACTGCTGTAGAACGTGTCAGTGATATTCTTGATGAGCCGATTGAAATTCGCGATCCAGAACACAACAATCAAAACAACATCTCTCACTCCTCACTCCTCGCTCCTCACCCCTCAATTGGAGAAATTCGCTTTGAACACGTTTGGTTTGCTTACAAAGATGATGATTACATCATCAAAGATTTAAACTTTGTCATTCATCCTGGGGAAAAAGTTGCTTTAGTCGGTCCCACGGGTGCAGGCAAAAGTTCTATTATCAGACTATTGTGCCGCTTGTATGAACCAAGTCGTGGGCGGATTTTAGTTGATGGTATTGATGTTCGCGATCTACCACAGGCAGAACTCAGAAGTCGCATGGCAGTGATTCTGCAAGAAGGCTTTTTGTTCGCAGGAGATGTCAAAAGTAACATCACATTAGGTGATTCCTACTCCTTTGAAGAAATTACCACGGCTGCACAGCAAACGAACATCGATCAATTTATTGAACAATTACCCCAAAGCTACAATACTCAACTTAGAGAACGTGGCACCAATCTTTCGAGTGGTCAAAAACAACTTCTCGCTTTTGCCCGTGCAGCAATTCGCGATCCTCATATTCTTGTATTAGACGAGGCAACGGCTAATTTAGATGTTGGCACCGAAGCTTTAATTCAAGATGCCTTGGATCAGTTACTCGTAGAGCGCACAGCAATTATTATTGCCCACCGCTTGTCAACTATCCGCAACGTGAATCGTATTTTTGTTCTTAAACGCGGTCAACTTGTTGAATCAGGCACTCACGAGGAATTACTACAGCAAGGCGGTTTATATGCCAGTCTGCACAATCTACAGATGTTAGGAGCTGAGTAA
- a CDS encoding alkaline phosphatase PhoX has product MSFSRRRFLTLAGTTTAGTVLASPLQMLYARVANGQTILAEGYGSLISDPNGLLDLPRGFQYRAFSRVGDTMSDGRLVPDRHDGMAAFPGPNNTTILVRNHEHSPGDSTGVEAPDNLKYDPTNKGGTTTLIVGANRKLIRDYASLAGTYRNCAGGVTPWNSWISCEENTSTPETNRPGNANNVTKRHGYNFEVPSLAQGIVNPEPLVAMGRFNHEAVAIDPRTGIVYETEDRGDGLFYRFIPTQPGNLTNGVLEALRIQGRPQAITRVGFPVGQKFAVDWVRIEDPDPAADTVRVEGFTKGAAQFTRGEGAWFGNNEVYFTCTNGGLAGVGQVWRYIPGATAQDGGTIELFVESPSQEVLDFPDNIVVSPFNDLFLCEDGEGEQFVRGVTSQGQIYSFARNAFNTSEFAGACFSPNGQTMFLNIYRPGITFAIWGPWNRRKS; this is encoded by the coding sequence TTGTCTTTTTCACGCCGTCGTTTTTTAACCTTAGCAGGAACCACTACTGCTGGAACTGTTCTTGCATCTCCTTTACAGATGCTTTACGCCCGTGTTGCTAATGGTCAAACAATTCTTGCTGAAGGATATGGTTCCTTAATTTCAGACCCCAATGGTCTACTCGATCTTCCTCGTGGGTTTCAATACCGTGCCTTTTCGCGAGTTGGCGACACAATGAGTGATGGCAGACTGGTGCCGGATCGCCATGATGGTATGGCTGCCTTTCCTGGACCTAATAATACGACAATTCTCGTAAGGAATCACGAGCATAGTCCTGGTGACTCTACTGGTGTTGAAGCTCCTGATAACCTCAAATACGATCCTACGAATAAAGGAGGAACGACAACTTTAATTGTCGGAGCAAATCGCAAGTTAATTCGAGATTATGCTTCCTTAGCTGGGACATATCGCAACTGTGCGGGTGGAGTAACTCCGTGGAATTCTTGGATTAGCTGTGAAGAAAATACCTCAACTCCAGAAACAAATCGACCAGGAAATGCCAATAATGTGACGAAACGTCACGGCTATAACTTTGAGGTTCCCTCTCTCGCACAGGGAATCGTGAATCCAGAACCCTTAGTTGCTATGGGTCGCTTTAACCACGAAGCCGTTGCCATCGATCCTCGAACCGGAATTGTTTATGAAACCGAAGATAGAGGAGATGGTTTATTCTACCGTTTTATTCCTACGCAGCCTGGTAACTTGACAAATGGAGTCCTCGAAGCTCTGCGAATTCAGGGACGACCTCAAGCCATTACTAGAGTAGGATTTCCTGTCGGTCAAAAGTTTGCAGTCGATTGGGTCCGGATTGAAGACCCCGATCCTGCTGCTGATACTGTTAGAGTTGAAGGCTTTACTAAAGGGGCTGCTCAGTTCACTCGAGGGGAAGGTGCTTGGTTCGGCAACAATGAAGTGTACTTTACCTGCACTAATGGTGGTCTTGCTGGAGTTGGTCAAGTCTGGCGTTATATACCTGGTGCTACTGCTCAAGATGGAGGCACCATTGAACTGTTTGTCGAATCACCTAGTCAAGAAGTGCTAGATTTTCCTGACAACATTGTCGTTTCTCCTTTTAACGATCTGTTCCTCTGCGAAGATGGTGAAGGAGAGCAATTTGTGAGAGGGGTGACTTCTCAAGGGCAGATCTACTCTTTTGCGCGGAATGCTTTCAACACCTCCGAGTTTGCTGGAGCCTGTTTTTCACCGAATGGTCAAACAATGTTCCTTAACATTTATAGACCTGGAATTACCTTTGCCATTTGGGGTCCTTGGAATAGGCGCAAGAGTTAA
- a CDS encoding class I SAM-dependent methyltransferase, protein MEKQTIDFDADPVASTEYDARARKALPGYEEMHTMALSFLKLHLPETANLLIVGAGTGMELVKLGKSNSQWQLLGVDPSNNMLAIAQQKITQNDLSNRVKLFQGYTHDLPKTPLYDAATCILVMHFLPDDGSKLALLQSIAQRLKSSAAFVLVDMFGEKGSGEFEKTAAIIKIFWEDMGMSSEQINEILERINTMVYPIAESRTIELLQQAGFGNITRFYTGLWIGGWLATII, encoded by the coding sequence ATGGAAAAGCAAACGATTGATTTTGATGCTGATCCAGTGGCTAGCACAGAATATGATGCTCGCGCGCGCAAGGCACTTCCTGGTTACGAAGAAATGCATACAATGGCATTGTCATTTCTAAAATTGCATTTACCTGAAACCGCAAATTTATTGATTGTCGGTGCTGGTACTGGAATGGAGTTGGTAAAGCTTGGGAAGAGTAACTCGCAGTGGCAATTGCTAGGTGTCGATCCATCGAATAACATGTTGGCGATCGCTCAACAAAAAATCACTCAAAACGACTTATCGAATCGTGTCAAGCTGTTTCAAGGCTACACCCACGATTTACCCAAAACTCCCCTTTATGACGCCGCGACGTGTATTTTAGTGATGCATTTTCTGCCTGATGATGGTAGCAAACTCGCGTTACTTCAAAGTATTGCCCAACGACTCAAATCATCAGCTGCATTTGTTTTAGTAGATATGTTTGGCGAAAAAGGTTCAGGCGAATTTGAGAAAACGGCTGCTATTATTAAAATCTTCTGGGAAGATATGGGAATGTCTTCAGAACAAATAAATGAGATTTTGGAAAGGATTAATACAATGGTTTATCCTATTGCAGAATCACGCACAATCGAATTGTTACAGCAAGCAGGTTTTGGTAATATTACTAGATTTTATACCGGACTTTGGATTGGTGGTTGGCTAGCGACTATAATCTAA
- the hisG gene encoding ATP phosphoribosyltransferase has protein sequence MLTVALPKGALLKDSISLLQSVGLDFSAFLDSANRQLQIQDPTGKAQALLVRTHDVPVYVEYGQAQLGIAGYDVIREKKPQVAHLIDLGYGRCRMSVAVKASSPYRSAVELPTNSRVASKFVHCAREYFDSIDLPVEIVPLYGSVELGPITGMSEAIVDLVSTGRTLRENGLIEIEILYESTARLIAHPLSYRLNTDNLSEVIEKLRCTTLAAI, from the coding sequence ATGCTTACTGTGGCATTGCCGAAAGGCGCTCTTTTGAAAGATAGCATTAGCTTATTGCAATCTGTAGGATTAGATTTTAGTGCCTTTTTGGATTCTGCTAATCGCCAACTGCAAATTCAAGATCCGACAGGAAAAGCCCAAGCATTACTCGTACGAACGCATGATGTTCCTGTGTATGTAGAATACGGTCAAGCCCAGTTGGGAATTGCAGGTTACGACGTAATACGAGAAAAGAAACCTCAAGTTGCACATCTAATCGATTTAGGATACGGTCGCTGTCGGATGTCAGTCGCAGTGAAAGCTTCGAGTCCATATCGTTCGGCGGTAGAATTACCAACCAATAGTCGAGTTGCGTCTAAATTTGTGCATTGTGCGCGGGAATACTTTGATAGTATTGATTTACCTGTCGAAATTGTGCCTTTATACGGTTCAGTAGAATTAGGACCAATAACAGGAATGTCCGAGGCGATCGTTGATTTAGTTTCTACTGGGCGGACTTTGCGCGAGAATGGCTTAATTGAGATTGAAATACTTTACGAAAGCACCGCACGATTAATTGCTCATCCATTAAGTTATCGGTTAAATACTGATAATTTGAGTGAAGTCATAGAAAAGCTCCGGTGTACAACTTTAGCTGCAATTTAA
- the rppA gene encoding two-component system response regulator RppA: MRILLVDDEVELTDPLSRVLSREGYSVDAAYDGATGSELAAQKSYDLLILDWMLPFRTGLEICQEVRRKGQTTPVLFLTAKDTIDDRVQGLDAGADDYLVKPFELRELLARVRALLRRSGAEATTSTSQKLQVADLELDCENQLAYRQERMIELSEKESQLLEYFMRNTGHLLTHTQIQQHLWGDGEPPSSNVLAALIRLLRRKVEAPGETPLIHTVYGKGYRFGDVG, translated from the coding sequence ATGCGAATTCTTTTAGTTGACGACGAAGTTGAACTTACCGATCCTTTAAGTCGCGTTCTTAGCCGCGAAGGCTATAGCGTTGACGCTGCTTATGATGGCGCAACTGGTAGTGAATTAGCGGCACAAAAAAGCTATGACCTCTTAATTTTAGACTGGATGCTGCCGTTTAGAACTGGTTTAGAAATTTGTCAGGAGGTGCGACGTAAAGGACAGACAACACCTGTACTTTTTCTCACGGCTAAAGATACTATAGACGATCGCGTTCAAGGTTTAGATGCAGGTGCAGATGATTATCTCGTTAAACCATTTGAATTACGCGAGTTACTTGCAAGAGTTCGGGCTTTGTTGCGGCGATCGGGTGCTGAAGCGACAACATCGACATCTCAGAAACTACAAGTTGCTGATTTAGAACTTGATTGTGAGAATCAGCTAGCGTATCGTCAAGAACGAATGATTGAATTATCAGAAAAAGAAAGTCAACTACTCGAATACTTTATGCGTAATACTGGGCATTTGCTAACGCATACACAAATTCAACAACATTTATGGGGTGATGGCGAACCACCGAGTAGTAATGTGTTAGCTGCTTTAATTCGTTTGTTGCGTCGTAAAGTAGAAGCCCCAGGAGAAACACCATTAATTCATACTGTTTATGGTAAGGGTTATCGTTTTGGAGATGTTGGGTAA
- a CDS encoding GNAT family N-acetyltransferase, protein MNLLDLEIVTNRLFLKPISMEYKEVIFSEFTEEITTYLRPQSPKEISETETFIEEGITHLKTGSDLRFVILNKVTQEFLGCAGMHGIHDIEQQQPELGIWLKKAAHGNKYGLEAIAAIKNWVDANLKYEYLIYPVDRRNVASRKIPEALGGQISRAYEHKKMNGNILHLLEYRIYPNTKQVSG, encoded by the coding sequence ATGAATTTACTTGATCTAGAGATAGTGACAAACAGATTATTCTTAAAACCTATCTCAATGGAATACAAAGAAGTTATTTTTTCAGAGTTCACTGAAGAAATAACTACATATCTGCGTCCGCAATCACCGAAAGAAATATCAGAAACAGAGACATTTATTGAAGAAGGAATTACTCACTTAAAAACTGGCAGTGATCTAAGGTTTGTCATCTTAAATAAGGTAACACAAGAATTTTTAGGTTGTGCTGGAATGCATGGCATACACGATATTGAGCAGCAACAACCTGAATTAGGAATTTGGCTAAAAAAAGCAGCACATGGTAATAAATACGGACTAGAAGCGATTGCAGCCATCAAAAATTGGGTTGATGCTAATTTAAAATATGAATATCTTATTTATCCTGTTGATCGCAGAAACGTTGCTAGTCGAAAAATTCCAGAGGCTTTAGGAGGTCAAATTAGTAGAGCATACGAACATAAAAAAATGAATGGAAATATCCTTCATCTATTAGAATACAGAATTTATCCAAACACAAAACAAGTAAGTGGGTAA